A segment of the Hallerella succinigenes genome:
TTTGATGACTTGATACATGTGGATTCCTCTTCCTCTGGTGTTAAATCCTGGACTCCGCGAAGTTTCACATTTGGAACGTAGGCGGAAACAATTTCTTTAAAGTGGTTCATGCCTTCCGCATCAACCGGGTGCAGTCGAATGTTGCCGACAAGGTCTCCCGAGTCGACGAACTGCTGTAAGTAATAAGGCTCATTCCCGTGAATCCATTCTCCGATTTTGTAGAAGGATTCGGCATCGTGGAATTCGCTGATGACTGTTGTGCGGAATTCAAACGGCTGGTTCCCCGTGAGCAAAAAATCCACGCTCTCCTCCACAGCCGAGGTATCGTAATTCGGAATGCCGACGGTTTCGCCGTAGCGTTCCAAGGAATTTTTGATGTCTACCGCAACATAGTCGAGAAGTCCCCCTTCCGAGAGTCTTCTGAGACGTTCCGGGGAAGTGCCATTCGTATCGAGCTTGACCTGGAATCCCATATCCCGGATCTCGAGAATGAAATCTTCAATGCCCGACTGCAGCAATGGTTCTCCGCCGGAAATGCAGATTCCGTCCAAAATGCCCTGGCGCTTGCCAAGGAACTGGAAGAAATCGTCGATTGAAACGTCCGGTGCCTGAAACGCGTTCGGGAGCACGAGGGACGCATTATGGCAGAAGGGACAACGCCAGTTACAGCCCCGAGTGAACACGGTGCAAGCGAGCTTGCCCGGGAAGTCGAGGAGGGTTAAACGTTGTAATCCTTGTAGCATCATACTTTGAATAGTAATAAATCTTGTGGTGGTTTGCAATAAAAATACACAATATTTTGTGTATGACGTGAAAAAAACTACTATCTGTGGGATAAATTGTTGATTTATTAGGAATTATGGGAAATTTGAACGTAATGAAATTGTAAGTAAGAAAAAATTATCCATGAACAATCAAAACAGATTGTTTCAAGGCTATCGCCTTTCGCAATGACACCCGGTACCTGATACCTAGTCACTTATAACTATAAACCGCTTAGGCTTTGGCGTCGAGCAGGTGCTTGCGCCATTTTCCGCTCTTCCAACGGTACAGGAAAAACAGCGGGGCGGTGCTGTAAACGGCGACGACCGCGATCCAGGCATAATGCGCTGGCAAATGGAACACGTAGGCTGTCACGTAAAGGGCTCCTGCGACAAACCAGTTCATGAGCGCACTTGCAAACATCACCCATAAAGTGTCCCCTGCGCCACGGAGTGCTCCCGCATAAATCACGAGTAGAATTTCCACAAAAATATACAGCGCTGCAAAACGGAGCATAAAGAGGCTCATAGGCCGGGCGTTTTCGAAAATGGAAATCGCAGACGCGCCAGCGTTTGCGTCGGGCCTAAAGATGTCGGCGAGAACGCCTGGCAAAAAGATGAACAGCATACCGATGAGCGCGGAATACGCCCAACCGATCCGCAGCCCCGAATAAGTAGACCGCGTTGCCGCAGCGCCTTCCTTTGCGCCCACGTAACGGCCCACAAGGCTCGTCGAGGCGACTTCAAGCCCTATCAGCGGCACGTATGCCACCATGTCCCAGTTGAACATGATCGAAGAAGCGGTGGCGGATTCCGGACCGAGGGCGTGGAACATCAAAATCAAAAGCTGGAAAGCAGCCATGTTCAAGAACATTTCGACGCCCGAGGGAATGCCCTTTTTCAAAAGTTCCACCGTCAAAGGCTTGCTGAAGGCGAAGGAATGACGCGTGTTGAAACGCTTGTGGTAAGACTTGCTGAAAAATTTGGCAAAAAGGATTACCGTGGAGACGAAGTTTCCGATCAGCGTTCCGTAGGCGGCGCCTGCGATGCCCATTGCGGGAATTGGCCCTGCGCCGTAAATGAGGAAAAAGTTGCAGACCACGTTTATGATCATGCCCACGAATGCAGCCTGCATCACGATTTTGGTCTCGCCGATGCCGCTAAAAAAGCACGGAGCCGCGTTTCGCACCAGGTTGATGATGCCACCGAACATCAAAATATTGAAGTAGGTCTTTTGATACTGTAACTGGTCGGCGGGGAGGTTCTCCATTCCGAAAATGATGTGCCCTAGGGGAATCGACAAGTACAAAAGCGGAACGCAGATGAACGACAGGTAGATCGCTTGCATAAAGACCTTGGCGCAGTCGCGGTGTTTTTTGGCACCAAGACGTTGCGCGACCATGGCGGTCGTGTAGCTGATGGCTCCCGTAAAGAATGTAATCAGCGCAAGTTGAACTGCCCCTGCACCTAGGGCTGCGTTCATTTCGGCAGGTCCGAGTTTTGAAAGGAAAAGCCTGTCGATAAAAGTCATGAATGTGTCGAAGCTCATCGAAAGGAGCATCGGCAAAGCTACGACGAGTACGTCTTTGACGTCACCGTTCTTTTTGAATTTCCCTGGCTTGTATAACTTATTGAAAAATGCAAACATATTCTCTAATTTAGAAAAGATGTTCGCCTAGGGGACGTTCTGCCATTGCGAGGAACCACACTTGCTCCGAGCGAAGCGCGGGAAGGAATTAAATGTCCAGATCGGGGGCGATGTGGACGCTGAATTCGGGATAAGCGGCGCTCAGGTCTTTATTCAAAATTTCAAGAGCTTCTTCCGGCATAATGTCGAAACTTAAAACGACGTCGAAACGAATCGTTTTTTCTTCGAAATCCACAAAGAATCCGTGCATTTGCAAAGCCCATTCGTGAGCCTTTACAATGTGTAAAATGTCGTTGCGGATTTTTGCGGCTTCGTTATTGCCCGTATTGTAAGAATATACGCCGACACCGGTCAAGGTAACGCCCGTTTCTTTATGGACTTTCGTTTGGAGCTTTCGAGTGAGCGCATCGAGTTCTTCGACGGTCATCGTGTCGGGAAGTTCCAAATGAACGGATCCGATTAATTTGTTTGGACCGTAATCGTTCAAAAATACGTCATAGGCTCCGCGTACGGAAGGTTCGGACGTGAGGATTTTTTTTATCTGCTTGACTTTTTCACGGTCGTTGCGCTTTCCCAAAATATCGTCGAGAGTGTCCTTGAGCATTTCGATGCCGGACTTGATGATGAAAATGGAAATCACAATGCCCACATAGGCTTCGAGTGAAATGCCCGTGGTGATGAAAATAAGCGCAGAGGCGAGAACGGAAAGCGAAAGAATTGCGTCGAAAAGCGCATCTGCGCCGGATGCGATAAGAGCCCCTGAATTGACACGTTCGCCTTGGCGTTTGACAAACTTGCCGAGAACAAGCTTGACGACAACCGCAGAAGCGATAATCACAAGAGAAGCGGTGGAATAGTTGGCTTCTTCGGGGTGGATAATCTTTTTCACGGATTCCACGGCAGAGGTTCCGCCGGCGTAAAGAACGATCACGGCGACGACCATTGCGCTTAAATATTCCATTCGGCCGTAACCGAGCGGATGCTTTTTATTCGGAAGCTTGTTCGAAAGCTTGGCGCCTACGATTGTGATGACTGAGGAAAGCGCATCGGAAAGATTGTTCACTGCGTCGAGAGTGACAGCGATGGAACCTGTGACAAATCCGACTGCCGCTTTGAAGGCGGAGAGGATAA
Coding sequences within it:
- a CDS encoding anaerobic ribonucleoside-triphosphate reductase activating protein; translated protein: MMLQGLQRLTLLDFPGKLACTVFTRGCNWRCPFCHNASLVLPNAFQAPDVSIDDFFQFLGKRQGILDGICISGGEPLLQSGIEDFILEIRDMGFQVKLDTNGTSPERLRRLSEGGLLDYVAVDIKNSLERYGETVGIPNYDTSAVEESVDFLLTGNQPFEFRTTVISEFHDAESFYKIGEWIHGNEPYYLQQFVDSGDLVGNIRLHPVDAEGMNHFKEIVSAYVPNVKLRGVQDLTPEEEESTCIKSSNATENLSTSTSKKFAVQY
- a CDS encoding MATE family efflux transporter, giving the protein MFAFFNKLYKPGKFKKNGDVKDVLVVALPMLLSMSFDTFMTFIDRLFLSKLGPAEMNAALGAGAVQLALITFFTGAISYTTAMVAQRLGAKKHRDCAKVFMQAIYLSFICVPLLYLSIPLGHIIFGMENLPADQLQYQKTYFNILMFGGIINLVRNAAPCFFSGIGETKIVMQAAFVGMIINVVCNFFLIYGAGPIPAMGIAGAAYGTLIGNFVSTVILFAKFFSKSYHKRFNTRHSFAFSKPLTVELLKKGIPSGVEMFLNMAAFQLLILMFHALGPESATASSIMFNWDMVAYVPLIGLEVASTSLVGRYVGAKEGAAATRSTYSGLRIGWAYSALIGMLFIFLPGVLADIFRPDANAGASAISIFENARPMSLFMLRFAALYIFVEILLVIYAGALRGAGDTLWVMFASALMNWFVAGALYVTAYVFHLPAHYAWIAVVAVYSTAPLFFLYRWKSGKWRKHLLDAKA
- a CDS encoding cation diffusion facilitator family transporter; the protein is MIETEIENRSKVIVRTSIVGIVTNVILSAFKAAVGFVTGSIAVTLDAVNNLSDALSSVITIVGAKLSNKLPNKKHPLGYGRMEYLSAMVVAVIVLYAGGTSAVESVKKIIHPEEANYSTASLVIIASAVVVKLVLGKFVKRQGERVNSGALIASGADALFDAILSLSVLASALIFITTGISLEAYVGIVISIFIIKSGIEMLKDTLDDILGKRNDREKVKQIKKILTSEPSVRGAYDVFLNDYGPNKLIGSVHLELPDTMTVEELDALTRKLQTKVHKETGVTLTGVGVYSYNTGNNEAAKIRNDILHIVKAHEWALQMHGFFVDFEEKTIRFDVVLSFDIMPEEALEILNKDLSAAYPEFSVHIAPDLDI